One stretch of Corynebacterium callunae DSM 20147 DNA includes these proteins:
- a CDS encoding DUF2800 domain-containing protein: MTYLPQLSGSFTPADRETIQTNIAIHHLTHVRTKAGDVWRVRTPLNEKSVPLNDASAPPSKTRVTYEQVESFGITQKQAESALDDVVKDLTDSGVTITISPSSHRALGEVTQAVANSVERVTGASPIETPAAGQATVAQHEKVAPTQQVNDSESPNSSPQHGGRAHAILSASGASRWLNCPPSARLEEHHPDTTSDAADQGTAAHELAEHKLRQLQGLPTTRPKSPWHDEEMDDYTDAYADCVMAELEAAKQNSPAAFLSIEERLDFSHIVPDGFGTGDAVIIADDTAIIIDLKYGKGVEVSAVENPQMKLYALGALHLYGMIYNIQKIKMVIFQPRRNNTSIFETTVTDLLTWAETVVKPTAELAMAGEGQLTPGSWCGFCKHAPQCTALAAQHFQAIPTTSATSLEPTTPAPDTLTDQQIAQVIEHSAAIKKWLTSVEKHALTQAHNGHTYPGLKLVEGRSVRKWKDEHKVAEIAEAHGIDPWQKKLIGITDMTKLMGKKEFTEQLGDCLIKPEGAPTLVPESDPRPALTPDNAETYFVAIEAA; the protein is encoded by the coding sequence ATGACCTATCTTCCTCAGCTGTCGGGGTCATTCACCCCAGCAGACCGCGAAACAATCCAAACCAACATCGCCATCCACCACCTCACCCACGTCCGCACCAAAGCCGGTGATGTATGGCGAGTCCGCACTCCACTGAATGAAAAATCAGTCCCTCTCAATGATGCGTCAGCACCACCCAGTAAAACCCGGGTGACTTATGAGCAGGTGGAGTCCTTCGGCATCACACAAAAACAAGCGGAATCTGCTCTCGACGATGTCGTCAAAGACCTCACTGACAGTGGGGTAACCATCACTATCAGCCCCAGCTCACACCGAGCGCTAGGAGAGGTCACTCAAGCCGTCGCCAACTCGGTTGAGCGTGTCACAGGGGCCAGCCCTATTGAGACGCCAGCAGCAGGGCAGGCAACTGTTGCACAACATGAAAAAGTTGCCCCTACCCAGCAGGTCAACGATTCGGAATCTCCGAATAGTTCACCACAGCATGGGGGCCGGGCTCACGCAATCCTCTCCGCCAGTGGCGCATCACGTTGGCTCAACTGCCCACCCTCAGCACGCCTCGAAGAACACCACCCCGACACAACCAGCGACGCCGCCGATCAAGGAACAGCAGCCCACGAACTCGCAGAACACAAACTCCGCCAACTCCAAGGCCTGCCCACCACAAGGCCAAAGTCACCGTGGCACGACGAAGAAATGGACGACTACACCGACGCCTACGCCGACTGTGTCATGGCAGAACTCGAAGCAGCAAAGCAAAACAGCCCCGCAGCGTTCCTCTCCATTGAAGAACGTCTCGACTTCTCCCACATCGTCCCAGATGGCTTCGGCACCGGAGACGCCGTCATCATCGCTGACGACACAGCCATCATCATCGACTTGAAATACGGCAAAGGCGTCGAAGTCTCAGCGGTGGAGAATCCCCAGATGAAGCTCTACGCACTCGGCGCACTGCACCTCTACGGCATGATCTACAACATCCAAAAAATCAAAATGGTGATCTTCCAACCACGAAGAAACAACACCAGCATCTTCGAAACCACCGTCACAGACCTCCTCACCTGGGCAGAAACTGTAGTGAAACCAACCGCCGAGCTCGCCATGGCAGGGGAGGGGCAACTTACCCCGGGCAGCTGGTGCGGCTTCTGCAAACATGCACCACAATGCACCGCACTGGCTGCCCAGCACTTCCAAGCAATCCCCACCACAAGCGCAACCAGCCTGGAACCAACAACACCTGCACCGGACACTCTCACTGACCAGCAAATAGCACAGGTCATTGAGCACTCCGCTGCGATTAAGAAGTGGCTCACCAGTGTCGAAAAGCACGCGCTCACGCAAGCCCATAACGGCCACACCTACCCAGGCCTGAAATTGGTCGAGGGTAGGTCGGTGCGGAAGTGGAAAGACGAACACAAAGTCGCCGAAATCGCCGAAGCTCACGGCATTGACCCATGGCAGAAAAAACTCATCGGTATCACTGACATGACGAAACTCATGGGCAAAAAAGAATTCACTGAGCAGCTAGGGGACTGCCTGATCAAACCAGAAGGCGCACCCACCCTCGTCCCAGAGTCAGACCCTAGGCCTGCACTCACCCCAGACAATGCCGAAACGTACTTCGTCGCTATCGAAGCCGCATAA
- a CDS encoding tyrosine-type recombinase/integrase, with translation MPAGHLVRTDVFAWHRQLRDGRPWMGKDDKGLAASTAREHVVRLSVVMNGAVEDGIILRNVVKLPKQDSTAQVLRSDIPPMESVHKIVEQLNAGGARFHTNLRVKGSRTKWEPGVSAQLPQPVIAAMVGVALGSGMRLSELCALRREDIDFLRREIRVDAQLSPDGKSRVPTKTKSSIRVIPIADDLLELLDYQVSQSVNGWIFETNRGTPYRAASAGAELRKTVRHLTFEVTFHTFRHMFATTLISSGVSVKQVQTLMGHASAATTLDVYSHFFPGDDDVSRNAIFGVVESLKILRRFSDNSGDTDGDDLQKQA, from the coding sequence ATGCCTGCTGGGCACCTTGTACGGACTGATGTTTTCGCTTGGCATCGCCAACTTCGTGACGGCCGGCCGTGGATGGGTAAAGATGACAAGGGCTTAGCAGCTTCCACAGCACGTGAGCACGTCGTCCGACTATCCGTGGTTATGAACGGCGCAGTCGAAGACGGCATCATCTTGCGCAACGTCGTTAAACTGCCAAAGCAAGATTCCACTGCCCAAGTACTTCGCTCTGATATTCCACCGATGGAATCAGTCCACAAGATTGTCGAGCAGCTCAATGCTGGCGGTGCCAGATTCCACACCAACCTCCGAGTGAAGGGCAGTCGAACCAAATGGGAACCAGGAGTAAGCGCCCAACTGCCCCAGCCGGTCATCGCAGCGATGGTGGGAGTCGCGCTAGGGTCGGGTATGAGACTGTCCGAATTATGCGCACTACGGCGGGAAGATATTGACTTCCTCCGAAGAGAGATCAGAGTGGACGCTCAGCTCTCCCCTGACGGGAAGTCACGCGTGCCGACTAAGACCAAGAGTTCCATTCGGGTCATTCCTATCGCGGATGACCTTTTGGAGCTGCTGGACTATCAAGTATCCCAGTCGGTGAACGGGTGGATCTTTGAGACCAATCGAGGGACACCGTACCGGGCCGCTTCCGCTGGAGCTGAATTAAGAAAGACCGTTAGGCATTTGACCTTTGAGGTCACATTCCACACTTTCAGACATATGTTCGCAACAACATTGATTTCGTCGGGCGTGTCTGTGAAGCAGGTTCAGACGCTAATGGGACATGCTTCGGCGGCTACAACATTGGATGTTTATTCGCACTTTTTCCCCGGCGATGATGACGTTTCGAGGAACGCTATTTTTGGTGTCGTAGAATCCCTGAAGATTTTGAGAAGATTTTCCGATAATTCTGGCGACACGGACGGCGATGACCTGCAGAAACAGGCCTAA
- a CDS encoding PDDEXK family nuclease has product MSVPHPILERKMLEQKIEKQLFEQVRKRGGKAYKLTSPGTAGMPDRMVCLPGGHLAFIELKAPGQKPRPLQQARHKQLQQLGQRVYTIDGAHQIEKVLNEIQTT; this is encoded by the coding sequence TTGTCTGTCCCACACCCCATTTTGGAAAGAAAAATGCTAGAACAAAAGATCGAAAAACAACTATTCGAACAAGTACGAAAACGCGGCGGAAAAGCCTACAAACTCACCTCCCCAGGAACCGCAGGCATGCCCGACCGCATGGTCTGCCTCCCCGGAGGACACCTCGCATTCATCGAACTCAAAGCCCCCGGACAAAAACCCCGCCCACTCCAACAAGCCCGCCACAAACAACTCCAACAACTCGGCCAACGCGTCTACACCATCGATGGTGCGCACCAAATCGAGAAAGTCCTCAATGAAATACAAACCACATGA
- a CDS encoding helix-turn-helix domain-containing protein encodes MSRKLTYSAGETAELLGIAKSTLLKHAYAGSLEPPFRWHRVGGVGGAVRFVAKDIDEHLGIEDAA; translated from the coding sequence GTGTCTAGGAAGTTGACCTACAGCGCAGGTGAAACTGCAGAACTACTGGGGATTGCGAAATCAACTTTGTTGAAGCATGCGTATGCGGGGAGCTTAGAACCTCCGTTTCGTTGGCATCGCGTCGGTGGTGTTGGTGGAGCGGTTCGCTTCGTAGCTAAGGATATTGACGAACATTTAGGGATCGAGGATGCCGCATGA
- a CDS encoding phage terminase small subunit: protein MAGRGPAPGDAEKASRPSNRKKRQAGTRIIQINPTEQPALPTFYVDVTDDDGNVKKKKFVWPAATKRWWAMWAESPLSRDFTDNDWSELLDTALVHARHWSGDSKAAAELRIRAAKFGATPEDRARLKIVFAQADVADERRRSSKSGADRRGPYGGLKAVD from the coding sequence ATGGCAGGCAGAGGCCCCGCCCCCGGTGACGCTGAGAAAGCTTCTCGCCCTAGTAACCGTAAGAAACGCCAGGCCGGCACTCGCATCATTCAAATCAATCCAACGGAACAGCCAGCGCTGCCAACGTTTTATGTTGATGTCACTGATGATGACGGCAACGTGAAGAAGAAAAAGTTTGTGTGGCCTGCTGCAACGAAGCGTTGGTGGGCAATGTGGGCAGAGTCCCCATTGTCTAGGGATTTCACGGACAATGACTGGTCGGAGCTTTTGGACACTGCGTTGGTTCATGCGCGTCATTGGTCAGGTGATTCGAAGGCTGCTGCGGAGCTTCGGATTCGTGCGGCTAAGTTTGGTGCGACTCCGGAGGATCGTGCTCGTTTGAAGATTGTGTTTGCTCAGGCTGATGTGGCTGATGAGCGTCGTCGTTCTTCTAAGTCTGGTGCTGATCGTCGTGGCCCGTATGGGGGTTTGAAGGCGGTCGATTAA
- a CDS encoding SNF2-related protein: MKYKPHDYQQHAINYIQEKPIAALFLSMGLGKTIITLTALNTMMNNHFTVVRPLIIAPLRVARDTWPEELHKWDHLQHLTMSTIVGTPTQRAQALNTKADIYVINRENIPWLVKEVGTDWPFDTVIIDELSSFKSHQSQRFKALKAIRPKITRIIGLTGTPAPNSLLDLWAPFRILDEGKRLGTTIGTYRDTYFKPGRRNGHVIFEWTLRPGADKAIHERISDITLSMTALDHLTMPPLTHIDRVATMDKKAHTTYTQLKTDMVTDIGDDTIIADSAGVLSGKLLQLASGAIYNDDGSHTIIHDAKLDVLDDIIEEAQGDNILLAYWFKHELARLKARYPQGRLLDTDQDMADWKAGNILLGFIHPASAGHGLNLQSGGHIMVWLTTPWSLELYEQANARLFRQGQDKPVTIIRIITKNTIDEHVTQALEKKDVTQAALIKAVKAQLEGISP, from the coding sequence ATGAAATACAAACCACATGACTACCAACAACACGCCATCAACTACATCCAAGAAAAACCCATAGCAGCACTATTCCTATCAATGGGACTCGGCAAAACCATCATCACCCTCACCGCCCTCAACACCATGATGAACAACCACTTCACCGTGGTCCGCCCCCTCATCATCGCCCCACTCCGCGTCGCACGAGACACCTGGCCAGAAGAACTCCACAAATGGGACCACCTCCAACACCTCACCATGTCCACCATCGTCGGAACCCCCACCCAACGCGCCCAAGCGCTTAACACCAAAGCAGACATCTACGTCATCAACCGAGAAAACATCCCCTGGCTAGTCAAAGAAGTGGGCACTGACTGGCCGTTCGACACCGTCATCATCGACGAACTCTCCAGCTTCAAATCCCACCAATCCCAACGCTTCAAAGCACTCAAAGCAATCAGACCCAAAATCACAAGAATCATCGGCCTCACAGGAACCCCGGCGCCCAACAGTCTCCTCGACCTATGGGCGCCTTTTCGTATCCTCGACGAAGGCAAACGCCTCGGCACAACCATCGGCACCTACCGAGACACCTACTTCAAACCAGGACGCAGAAACGGTCACGTCATCTTCGAATGGACACTCAGACCAGGCGCCGACAAAGCAATCCACGAACGCATCTCCGACATCACCCTGTCCATGACCGCACTCGACCACCTCACCATGCCACCCCTCACACACATCGACCGTGTCGCAACTATGGACAAAAAAGCACACACCACTTACACCCAACTCAAAACCGACATGGTCACCGACATCGGCGACGACACCATCATTGCCGACAGTGCAGGAGTACTATCTGGAAAACTCCTCCAGCTCGCCAGTGGCGCAATCTACAACGACGACGGCAGCCACACCATCATTCATGATGCGAAGCTCGACGTCCTCGACGACATCATCGAGGAAGCCCAAGGCGACAACATCCTCCTGGCGTACTGGTTCAAACATGAACTCGCCCGACTCAAAGCCAGATACCCCCAGGGCAGGCTTCTCGACACCGATCAGGACATGGCGGACTGGAAAGCCGGAAACATTCTCCTCGGCTTCATCCACCCAGCCTCGGCAGGCCATGGCCTTAACCTCCAATCCGGAGGGCACATCATGGTCTGGCTCACCACACCCTGGTCACTGGAACTCTACGAACAAGCCAACGCGAGGTTGTTCCGACAGGGGCAGGACAAGCCAGTCACCATCATTCGCATCATCACCAAAAACACCATCGACGAACATGTCACCCAAGCCTTGGAAAAGAAAGACGTCACCCAAGCAGCACTCATCAAAGCAGTCAAAGCGCAACTCGAAGGAATCTCACCATGA
- a CDS encoding ImmA/IrrE family metallo-endopeptidase — MWRVLYRDGLSHAELVCAVAHELGHAYHEDDFVDDHIRDARQEARADRWAVRALITAKAYEQAEALVGSHAGALATELNVTVEYVDVWKALHEKALIQ; from the coding sequence ATGTGGCGCGTCCTCTACCGCGATGGACTGTCCCACGCCGAGCTCGTGTGTGCCGTCGCCCATGAGTTAGGCCACGCATACCACGAAGATGATTTTGTCGATGATCATATCCGTGATGCACGTCAAGAGGCCAGGGCTGACAGATGGGCAGTGAGGGCACTCATCACCGCAAAAGCCTACGAACAGGCAGAAGCCCTCGTAGGATCACATGCAGGTGCGTTAGCAACAGAGCTAAATGTCACTGTCGAATACGTGGATGTGTGGAAAGCTCTCCACGAAAAAGCACTAATCCAATAA
- a CDS encoding DUF2815 family protein encodes MATTNRDVTIYGRLSFAHLFTPQAPNDQAEPKYSATILIPKTDTETIQRIQAAIQAAVTDAVDRRTFKQPIDPAHTKYPPLRDGDSLTDSGEARGPEFAGHYFIAAKASTKRKPFVVDGALQPIIDESEIYSGAYCNFAIQFYGYENSGNKGISASLIGVQKAKDGERLGGPALEATDVFSTLGGQAPPAAGNLGF; translated from the coding sequence ATGGCAACCACCAACCGCGACGTCACCATCTACGGACGCCTCAGCTTCGCACACCTCTTCACCCCACAAGCGCCCAATGACCAAGCAGAACCCAAATACTCAGCAACCATCCTCATCCCCAAAACCGACACCGAAACAATCCAACGCATCCAAGCTGCGATCCAAGCAGCCGTCACCGACGCCGTCGACCGACGCACCTTCAAACAACCCATCGACCCAGCACACACCAAATACCCACCGCTACGCGACGGAGACTCACTCACCGACAGTGGGGAAGCACGAGGCCCAGAATTCGCCGGTCACTACTTCATCGCCGCGAAAGCCTCCACCAAGCGCAAGCCCTTCGTCGTCGACGGAGCACTCCAGCCCATCATCGACGAATCAGAAATCTACTCCGGCGCATACTGCAACTTCGCCATCCAGTTCTACGGCTACGAAAACTCCGGCAACAAAGGCATCTCCGCATCCTTAATCGGAGTGCAAAAAGCCAAGGACGGCGAACGCCTCGGCGGGCCAGCACTCGAAGCGACCGATGTGTTCTCCACCCTCGGCGGCCAAGCCCCACCCGCTGCCGGAAACCTCGGCTTCTAA
- a CDS encoding ImmA/IrrE family metallo-endopeptidase, giving the protein MRAITTDPNYWVIKEKLIVLTHEGGEKGRRYPGGIITLRSDLTHINRRCTLMHEIGHHIYGDIPTRDTCRSARQEQRAHKWAVEHLISEQAYRAAERLVGVHPGALAAELEVTTNYIELWRDIYRRVPY; this is encoded by the coding sequence ATGAGGGCTATCACGACGGACCCTAACTACTGGGTGATCAAAGAAAAGCTCATAGTCCTCACCCATGAGGGTGGGGAGAAAGGCCGCCGATACCCAGGAGGAATAATCACCCTCCGTTCAGATCTCACCCACATCAATCGACGCTGCACCCTCATGCACGAAATTGGTCACCACATCTATGGCGACATACCCACTCGAGACACTTGCCGTAGTGCTCGGCAGGAGCAAAGAGCCCACAAGTGGGCTGTAGAGCACCTAATATCAGAGCAGGCCTACCGAGCCGCCGAGCGCTTGGTAGGTGTGCACCCTGGAGCGTTAGCTGCAGAGCTGGAAGTCACCACAAATTACATAGAACTCTGGCGCGATATTTACCGTCGCGTCCCCTACTAG
- a CDS encoding PH domain-containing protein — MALFSRKSDEEKIQKKQLKEARDRKRKAIAAMVRGSERLSSAYPLNVVSDEVRLDEEALFVATGTLDSEDANAALVATNERIIIGWMKGISFGHLEIRYSDIDQIDVGMKLSGSWVTLHHGSHKRTLEKSVTKDLENLKQVVREQQEKLAGTSSAPVVESSGLDDLAKLADLHRQGILTDDEFAAAKAKALGL, encoded by the coding sequence ATGGCACTCTTTAGCCGAAAGTCAGACGAAGAAAAGATACAGAAGAAGCAACTCAAGGAGGCGCGCGACCGCAAGCGAAAAGCAATCGCCGCGATGGTGAGAGGATCTGAACGTCTCAGCTCCGCGTACCCTCTCAACGTGGTCTCGGATGAAGTCAGGCTCGATGAAGAAGCGCTCTTCGTGGCCACTGGAACCTTAGACTCTGAGGACGCCAATGCTGCACTAGTTGCCACGAATGAGCGAATCATCATCGGATGGATGAAGGGCATCTCCTTTGGGCACCTTGAAATCCGGTACAGCGACATTGATCAAATCGATGTGGGCATGAAGCTCTCTGGCTCATGGGTGACTCTGCACCACGGGTCGCATAAGAGGACTCTTGAAAAGTCCGTGACGAAGGATCTGGAAAACCTCAAGCAGGTTGTGCGTGAGCAGCAGGAAAAGCTTGCAGGAACCTCATCTGCACCTGTTGTCGAATCATCAGGCTTGGATGATCTCGCAAAGCTTGCTGACCTCCACCGGCAAGGAATCCTGACAGACGACGAGTTTGCAGCAGCTAAAGCCAAGGCGCTAGGCCTTTAA
- a CDS encoding HNH endonuclease yields MAWVKGNKAHTSKPERDRILARDEYQCQIRGIGCLGEASEVDHIDNTRNANYWRDSNKQAVCPVCHKVKTQREATEARAARRARGLYPVEKHPGLIA; encoded by the coding sequence ATGGCTTGGGTGAAGGGGAATAAGGCGCATACGTCGAAGCCGGAGCGTGATCGGATCCTTGCTCGTGATGAATATCAGTGCCAGATCAGAGGTATTGGGTGTCTTGGCGAAGCGTCCGAGGTTGATCATATTGATAACACTCGGAATGCGAATTATTGGCGCGATAGCAACAAGCAGGCTGTGTGTCCGGTGTGTCATAAGGTGAAGACTCAGCGTGAGGCTACGGAGGCGCGTGCTGCTCGTCGGGCGCGTGGGTTGTATCCAGTTGAGAAGCACCCAGGTTTGATCGCATAG
- a CDS encoding virulence-associated E family protein yields MRQQRELKISTAPRRTSTHWNNKTTDKQALINQLCQPQPINHTVDQYHSLPKGEKDQAKDVGGYVGGHLKEGIRRKGHAYTRSFITLDLDEAPLDLIDKLHTTWSHAWFATTTASHTPQNPRWRIIIWLTRDITSDEYSAIARKLAQQINPDLTWIDPTTYQAERFMYWSATCTDGEFLTATSPKEAADLDPDTILNTYDNWQDLTTWPGVSTEEARRIQHAGTHVEDPRTKPGIIGAFNRAYTITQAIHTFLPEIYKPGTTKNRYTYTGGSSSNGLIIYDNGLHAYSQHATDPASEQMVNAFDLVRIHLHGHLDTDTKPNTPINKLPSYQAMTDHALGDHKTKQENAAETAQKIRSMFTPIPQQTPTAGAKEPPTEPLTAEDEEPTNDTFDWLTTLDTKRDGGFADTLKNFTTIFTHDPRYNHLSWNAHKETLTVQDPQALPWKQTKPGWTTNDLAQLHTSIEENYKGLYAPTKVETALLATASDRSFHPVRDYFNNLLTWDGIPRLDTLLIDYLGAQDTPYIRAITRKTLIAAIRRTFRPGTKFDTVLVLAGPQGAGKSTIFAKLAGEWFSDSLTITDMKDKTGAEKLAGVLIMELAELAGMRKMDAETLKGFISRTDDKYRPAFGRTVEEHPRQGIIVGSTNAKEGFLRDATGGRRFWVADVTGNGIQKTWDMDPYTIDQIWAEAITHEKKGEVLYLEGEIAETAMHHQKEAIEADDRVGLVMDYLARALPPSWEELPLAARIQWLDSESLPSMYDNSIDWNKGVIARDSVSKIEIWAECFKRRPEDMERADSHAISSIMAQIDGWQDNGTRKRVGPYGRQRVFDKVGVDIRKLATG; encoded by the coding sequence ATGCGCCAACAAAGAGAACTAAAAATCAGCACCGCACCACGGCGCACCAGCACCCACTGGAACAACAAAACAACCGACAAACAAGCCCTCATCAACCAACTCTGCCAACCCCAACCCATCAACCACACCGTTGACCAATACCACTCGCTACCCAAAGGTGAGAAAGACCAAGCAAAAGACGTCGGAGGATACGTCGGCGGACACCTCAAAGAAGGCATCCGCAGAAAAGGCCACGCCTACACACGCAGCTTCATCACCCTCGACCTCGACGAAGCACCCCTAGACCTCATCGACAAACTCCACACAACCTGGAGCCACGCATGGTTCGCCACCACCACAGCCTCACATACCCCACAAAACCCACGCTGGCGCATCATCATCTGGCTCACCCGAGACATCACCAGCGACGAATACAGCGCAATCGCACGCAAACTCGCACAACAAATCAACCCCGACCTCACCTGGATCGACCCCACCACCTACCAAGCAGAACGATTCATGTACTGGTCAGCCACCTGCACAGACGGCGAATTCCTCACAGCAACCAGCCCAAAAGAAGCTGCCGACCTCGACCCAGACACCATCCTCAACACCTACGACAATTGGCAAGACCTCACCACCTGGCCAGGAGTCTCCACAGAAGAAGCCAGGCGCATCCAACACGCCGGAACCCACGTCGAAGACCCACGCACCAAACCCGGCATCATCGGAGCCTTCAACCGCGCCTACACAATCACCCAAGCAATCCACACATTCCTCCCCGAAATCTACAAACCAGGCACCACCAAAAACCGCTACACCTACACCGGTGGCTCAAGCAGCAACGGCCTCATCATCTACGACAACGGACTCCACGCCTACTCCCAACACGCCACCGACCCCGCATCAGAGCAGATGGTCAACGCCTTCGACCTCGTCAGAATCCACCTCCACGGACATCTCGACACTGACACCAAACCAAACACTCCCATCAACAAACTCCCCTCATACCAAGCCATGACAGACCACGCACTCGGAGACCACAAAACAAAACAAGAAAACGCCGCAGAAACCGCCCAAAAAATCCGCAGCATGTTCACCCCAATCCCGCAACAAACACCAACAGCAGGGGCGAAGGAGCCACCCACAGAACCCCTGACAGCAGAAGATGAAGAACCAACCAATGACACCTTCGACTGGCTCACCACCCTCGACACCAAACGCGACGGAGGATTCGCCGACACCCTCAAAAACTTCACGACCATCTTTACCCACGACCCCCGCTACAACCACCTCAGCTGGAACGCACACAAAGAAACACTCACAGTCCAAGACCCCCAAGCACTGCCCTGGAAACAAACAAAACCAGGATGGACAACCAACGACCTAGCTCAACTCCACACAAGCATCGAAGAAAACTACAAAGGACTCTACGCACCCACAAAAGTAGAAACAGCCCTCCTCGCAACCGCCAGCGACAGATCATTCCACCCCGTCCGCGACTACTTCAACAACCTCCTCACATGGGACGGAATACCCAGACTCGACACCCTCCTCATCGACTACCTCGGAGCACAAGACACCCCCTACATCAGAGCAATCACCAGAAAAACCCTCATCGCAGCAATCCGAAGAACCTTCCGACCAGGAACCAAATTCGACACAGTCCTCGTCCTCGCAGGCCCCCAAGGCGCAGGCAAATCAACCATCTTCGCCAAACTCGCCGGAGAATGGTTTTCCGACTCACTCACCATCACCGACATGAAAGACAAAACCGGCGCAGAAAAACTCGCCGGAGTCCTCATCATGGAACTCGCCGAACTCGCCGGCATGCGAAAAATGGACGCCGAAACACTCAAAGGCTTCATCTCCCGCACGGACGATAAATACCGCCCTGCATTCGGACGCACCGTTGAAGAACACCCACGCCAAGGAATCATCGTCGGCTCCACCAACGCCAAAGAAGGCTTCCTCCGCGACGCAACCGGAGGCCGCAGATTTTGGGTAGCAGACGTCACAGGCAACGGAATCCAAAAAACCTGGGACATGGATCCCTACACAATCGACCAAATCTGGGCAGAAGCCATCACCCATGAAAAGAAAGGAGAAGTCCTCTACCTCGAAGGCGAAATCGCAGAAACAGCCATGCACCACCAAAAAGAAGCCATCGAAGCAGACGATCGCGTAGGACTCGTCATGGACTACCTCGCAAGAGCATTACCACCCTCATGGGAAGAACTCCCACTCGCGGCACGAATCCAATGGCTTGACTCAGAAAGCCTGCCATCAATGTACGACAACAGCATCGACTGGAATAAAGGCGTCATCGCCCGCGACAGCGTATCCAAAATTGAAATCTGGGCAGAGTGCTTCAAACGCAGACCAGAAGACATGGAACGCGCAGACTCCCACGCAATTAGTTCCATCATGGCGCAGATCGACGGATGGCAAGACAACGGCACACGCAAGCGAGTCGGCCCCTACGGACGGCAGCGAGTCTTCGACAAAGTAGGCGTCGATATCCGAAAACTCGCGACTGGGTGA